DNA sequence from the Rhizoctonia solani chromosome 14, complete sequence genome:
CCTGTGATGAATATGCGTGCTAAATTAATTGTACGCGCAGCGTTGAGCTCCCGGAAGTCGTACATTTATGGTCATTCTGATTTATTTCTTGAGTGCCGAACCAATGAGCACGAAGGGAGATCTCTGTAGTCTAGATTTGAATCCAAGAACGGCCTAATTTTATACAGAGTATAGGGAGTGGAATGATACAAGTTTCGTACTGATGGGGGTTGACTCGAAGTTTATTTTGCTCCCGTGGGCATAGTATTCCGGGAGCGCGGTCAATAAAAAAGAAAGCTCATTTGAGGTGGTATCGTATAATCCGTATACACAGAGGCATGGGTTACAATTATAGAATCTGGTCTAATGTCTAAGATCTATCCTAAGAGTCTATTTATCCCCTCGGCTCTTCCGATCATGGCTCGAGGTCCATCAGGCAAGGCCTATTTGCCTACCGAATTGCTCTAACGCTATGTCTCCACTTCCACCGGGTCCGAGCGAGTCGGTAACAACCTTGCCCAGCATGCGGATATTCATGCGTTGGTGCTTGCCTCGCGTCCCTTTACTCATCTTGAGTATCTGCCTCATCTCATCACGTACCGCTTCCTCTGTCCCCACAATCTCAACCTCGGAACTGTTGCGGTAGGCCGTAGATCTGGCAGCCCCGGTCCGGACTTGCAGAAGTTCGAAGCCACAGTCATGCATAGAGGCGATTTGTATAGCATTCATAGGTTGATCGCCCTAGTATGGCATTAGACATAAGATAGAAGAGTAGCAGAAAGCGGGTGCCTACCATTATCGGCCAGAAGATCATCGGAACGCCACGCACAATCGCCTCGGTGGACGAGTTCCACCCACCGTGAGATAAAAAGTAGTGGATTGCCTGCAGAGAAACGTCGGTTAGATTTTGAGCAATCGGCTATGAGGGTGCCAAGACGTACAGGGTGCTCCAGGACCGCAGTTTGATTCGCCCACTCGGGGAATACCGCATTGCCCGCCTCGATATGTGCATCCATCCATGACTTGTCCAGTGTTGCGCTCTTCGATGAGAGTGCAAACACGAATTTGAACCCGGCCTTGGCAACCTCGTCCAGAGCGGCCATCAGATGAGGCATCGAACTTGGAAGGGGGAAGAAAACAGTTCCAAATGAAATGTAGATGACTGAATGTGCGCCATTTTCGACATATGCGCGGTCAAGGAACTGGGTGACGGGCGACTTGGGGTCGGGTTGGTGAGGGGGCACAAGGTCCACAGAGGGACCGACACAATAGGTTTTGAGGGACTTCCCAAAGGCACCTGGAAGAGCAGCAGCGACCAGAGGTTCCTGGATGGGCGCATACATAAAGTGCATATCTCGGCAGCTTAATTGAAGAAACATACCATCTCAAAAGTTGTAGAACAGAAAACAGTGTCTATATGTTTGACCATGTTCTTCCATCGCGCAATTAGATACACGAAAAATGAATCAATGTCCGGAACATCTTGAGTTTTGGATTCCCATGAGTAGTAAGGCGGGAGTCCTGGGACGCTGACTAGTTGGTCATGGGTATCCTAAATTTTGGGTGGGCCAATGTTCAACTTGGGGCTAGATTGCATTCCCAAAGGATGCTTACCTCAGGAACCTGATCCTCCCCAGGCAACGTCCCATGTCGAGATGAATCCTGCAAGGCTCCTACCTCTTCGGAAAAATTCGTGGTTGTGAGGATTCTATAATCCACGTTAGACGTTGACTAAACAAAAAAGTAGGATAGTGTAACACGTACCTTACGAGCGATCCAGCCAGCATGATCCACCATGCCACGACTGGCAGATTATGCTCATCCCTGCGGGCCAATCCCACACCGCCAGTAAACAGGTCCTCTATGATCACACTGGGCGGGTTTACCGGTCGGCCATCAACTTGTACAACAGTCGCTTGCTGGGTCTCTTTGACTATCCAGGACCCGAACGATACCTCTAGGGATGCGATCATTTCCTCAAATTGGCCGGAGGCCACTGAAGGGCCATCGGTAGGCTCAGTGACGAGCCTGATCCGTCTTGTGTATACCTGAGGTTGGGCGTCGAGGTACTTGATGGCCTTATGTAGCTCTGTCTGGTACACAAACAAGGCTAGTAGAAGGTAGGTAAGTTTCCAGAACAACCGAGGCTGACATATGTACGAACAGATGAACAGGTCCGGAAACTTCTCCACCAGACGAAGTGCAGTCTTCATGCCAGGACGTAGGTGACCTATGACATTGCGCTCAGTGACCAGAAGGATAGCACAGCGGAAGGACATACCCCATGGAGGACCAGGAACGAATACAACGTGCTTCAAAGGAACATTGACCATGTCTGAGACTGGTTTGGGGTGGCAAAAGCGGTGAATGAAGGTGATATAGTCATGTTGATACTATTTATATGTCGCGACTGCTGCGTTTATCCCCGCACTACTAAAGGTGATATGAATCATCCCCGAATagcatttgacaaagggACTTGCGCGCGGTATGGTTTGCAAAAGGTCACGTCAACCAAATCACGTCATCTATTTTATCAGATCAAAGTTTTAATTTAGAGATATATATACATTTGCCAGTGGCTTACTATCGCATTTTCCACTACTTTGGACAAGATAAAAGTGGACGTCCGGACAGTTGAGGGCGTTCCTAAAATTTAGCACCAATAATAATGAAAAACCTTGTTATTCAAGCCGATCCCTTCCTTGGTGAATCATTGTGACCTTTCTATCCTCCTAAGTTCATAGGCCTTTCCCGCGCGATGTCGGGAAGCCCATAACTACGGCAGCCCGAGGTGAAATTTGAAGACGCGTATGATATATGTAAGCAGCCCAAGGTGAGAAATAACAGAATTTGAGCTGAGGCAATCTTCCCATGCATATTGTTGATGGATAATTCTGCCTGCTGAGTAAAGGATTGAGTAAGATGCGGTACACAAATGGCTGCTACTAGACGAGTTGTCTCATCAAATGTAGTCAGATAGTGATTAATCCAGCCCTAACGGGATGTAATCGAGGTCTATTTGATGATTAATAACAGACAGATGGTATCGTCCTATTTTATAATCGTAATCACACGCAGACTAACTGGGCAGCTATGAGTAGGTGGCCAAGTCAAGGAGTAGGTTGGTCACGTGATGTGAGGTGGGAACCGCGCCGGTTCTCACTCAAGCTGACAACGTCGATGGTAGAGGACAAGTCGATTGGGTTGGCACTGGCATGATCCATTTCACTGGTCATTGGAACTAGTCTTATTATAACAAAAAACATAAATTCAATAGTGTGCATTACACCCAGGCCTAAATCTTGGGCATAAAATGATGTCATACCATTCGAAACGAGACTTGAAATGAAAGCTCCCGCCTGCAACTCATCCTCAAAGGGGGTTTCAACCCAACCCCTAGCTCAGCTATACTTAACCCACGTGAACCTATATCTATGGCTTTACTACTGGACCTGAGGCGCGGTCTAGACCTCTCCAACCCGGGCGACATAGCAGCCCTCGCTGTAGCCCTTACAGCTTTCTGGGGCCAATGCCATTTGGGCGAACCTCTGGGTAGCAATAAGTGGTCTCATGACCCACGTAAACTACCTTCGCGATTGTCTGTTCACTTCGCCAACTCGTCGACGAAGTCCCACGCTCTCCGCCTACCACAAACAAAACGCAATCAAGCACAAGGCGAAACAGTATTCCTAACCAGACAATCTGACCCACCCGACGCAGCCCCAGCAATACGCACATTACTGGAATTTTCTCCTAATCTCACCGCGTCACCCTTCTTATTTTCATTCGTCGATGAACAGTCAAGTCGTGTCACGAACGTCACAAATCGTCCTTCCTGTCCAGAATAAACACAATCTGGTCCACGACGCAATCTGACCGCTTCACCAGACACTCCTTCCGCATCGGAGGGACCTCAGCCCTTTTAAAGTCGGGAGTTCCCCTAGAAGTCGTAAGATCAATGGGTAGATGGTCCTCCGACGTACATCTTCGGTACTGGCGAAACGTAGGCGATATTGCTTCAAAGCACGCCGATTTTATTGCATCCCGCACCTCCACACCCAGCCCAATTACCACCCCTGGACCAGTCATCACGACTGTCCCTTCGCTGCGTGCCTCACGACCCCACACGCTAAGTGTGAACCTATACCTAACGATCAGGCTCCATTCGGCACCCGGCCGACGCTCCCTTCGTCATCTCGATTTCCTCCCTCGTTCTTGTATGCCAACGCCACGCACAGTGACCCATTCCTTTAACGGCGGGCACGCGATCGGGAGCGAGCCTCCCTTGCGTCTCGGTGCCCCGGTCTTTCCTACCGGCGTCGCTAACATGACCTCGGTGGTCCCCTCCCTTTGTAACTTACCCTCCTAGCCCACATTCACACCTTTGTAATTACTTCATGCTTCTTATATTATTCATCCCTGCTTGCACACACCATAGCACGACTGCGCGCCTCACGTGCCAACGACAACGTTAGGAATAAGTAGATGTTAACTTCAGCAAAACTAGCGTAGTCGCATGCATTGCAGCTGTTTTTCCTCATCTCTGAGGTCGAGGTATGCATGTATATGTATACCACAAGCTCATGATTCCCCCTCCAAATTCATGATTCTAAATTGTATTCTCCGTGCTACAATGACATAGTTCTTTACAACCAAGGACGGCTCAAAGCAATTCATAATATTCGAATCAGAATTTGAGTTATTCGGTTGTATTTATTTCACCAGTAATGATGTCCACCGCCCTTTCCGCAACTCCATACACAGTTCTCGAGATGTGAGTGCCCATATGGATTGGGATAACGCTTGCGTCGACCTTGTTTAATAAAAATATTGTGAGCGAGAAACTCTTGATTCTACTTAACGGTACGTACTACTCGGAGGTTCGTAGTTCCGTAGACTTTGAGGGACGTATCCACAACTCCACCTATTACTCTTGGTGCCAGAGCAGCGGTACCTGTATGCTTGTTAGTTAGATTTCCGCATCTACCAAGacacaggaccaaatcaccGATTGGATGAAAGATTGTCCTAACGTTGGCCTTCACGTACTCGGTGTATGCTTCATCGGAAGAAGTCTCAGGCGGAGGGTCTTGTCTCGCAACAATATAGGATGCCAATGGCTCAGTTTGAGATATTTTGAACCCGAATTTCAGAGCTTTTACAAGTGTTTCTTCGTCTTTTCACGCCATAAAAATATTA
Encoded proteins:
- a CDS encoding site specific recombinase, phage integrase family protein, translating into MALLLDLRRGLDLSNPGDIAALAVALTAFWGQCHLGEPLGSNKWSHDPRKLPSRLSVHFANSSTKSHALRLPQTKRNQAQGETVFLTRQSDPPDAAPAIRTLLEFSPNLTASPFLFSFVDEQHSFRIGGTSALLKSGVPLEVVRSMGRWSSDVHLRYWRNVGDIASKHADFIASRTSTPSPITTPGPVITTVPSLRASRPHTLSVNLYLTIRLHSAPGRRSLRHLDFLPRSCMPTPRTVTHSFNGGHAIGSEPPLRLGAPVFPTGVANMTSVVPSLCNLPS
- a CDS encoding glycosyltransferase family 1 protein, coding for MVNVPLKHVVFVPGPPWGHLRPGMKTALRLVEKFPDLFISLFVYQTELHKAIKYLDAQPQVYTRRIRLVTEPTDGPSVASGQFEEMIASLEVSFGSWIVKETQQATVVQVDGRPVNPPSVIIEDLFTGGVGLARRDEHNLPVVAWWIMLAGSLVRILTTTNFSEEVGALQDSSRHGTLPGEDQVPEDTHDQLVSVPGLPPYYSWESKTQDVPDIDSFFVYLIARWKNMVKHIDTVFCSTTFEMEPLVAAALPGAFGKSLKTYCVGPSVDLVPPHQPDPKSPVTQFLDRAYVENGAHSVIYISFGTVFFPLPSSMPHLMAALDEVAKAGFKFVFALSSKSATLDKSWMDAHIEAGNAVFPEWANQTAVLEHPAIHYFLSHGGWNSSTEAIVRGVPMIFWPIMGDQPMNAIQIASMHDCGFELLQVRTGAARSTAYRNSSEVEIVGTEEAVRDEMRQILKMSKGTRGKHQRMNIRMLGKVVTDSLGPGGSGDIALEQFGRQIGLA